DNA from bacterium:
CCGTCTGGCTCAGTAGCACCAACGACGACGGGACCTCGGACGATTACTGGGTCGTCAAGGGCGTCGGCATCGTGGCGATCGACCATAACAAGGACAAGACGTACCTCTCGCTCAAGAGCAAGTCCTTCTAACGCGGTACTTCTCGCGCGATACAAGAATTCGGCCGGCGGATCATCCCCGGCCGAATTCTTCAAGCACGACCCCCGAGCCGCTTGATGGCTCGGGGGTAACGATTGCTATGGGAGTTTGAGCTCGATGGGCTTTGACTGGCCGTAGAAGGTCTCGGCGTTGAAGAGGCCGTCCTTCTTCCAGTACTTGATGACGTAGTAGACCTTCTCGGCCTTGATCGCGTCGCTGAGGGTGAAGCTGCCTTCGCTCTGGGGGCCCACCTTCTCGGGGAAGTTCAGGAACTCGAGCTGCTGGCTGCCGGTGGTGCCGCGCAGCAGGCCCTGGTAGACGGCGTCTTCGACGCCGAGCTTGTCGGCCCAGTCGATGGTCTGGGTCTTGCCTGCGAGCTGGGCCTTGAAGCTCTGTTCGTCCCAGGCGATGTCGATCTCGGAGCGGGTGATGCCGGGCTTGACCTTGACGGCGTCGCCCACGGCCACGTCGACGACGTTGCCGAGGCGTCCCTCGTCCTTGAAGAAGACCTGGTACTCGCCGAGGGGCAGGTCCTCGAACCGGAAGTTGCCCTGGGCGTCGGTCTGGGTCGTGGCCTCGACCTTCTCGAAGCCCTTGGTGCCCGGCTTGCGGTACTTGAGGCGGGCGGTGAGCGGCGTGCCCGGGTTGCCGCCTTCCGACAGGGAGTGGACGAAGCGGCCTTCCAGGATGACGCGCTGGGTGACGGGGGTCGCCACGGGGGCCGGTGTGGGGATCGGTGCGGGAGTGGCCGCTGCGACGGGGGCGGGCATCGCTACCGGTGCCTTGGCGGTGGCGCCGAAGAGGCGCATGCCGATGCCCGCGAGCAGCCCCTGGTTTGCGATCGCGTAGGTGTCGCTCGGCTGGAAGAAGTAGTTGGCCTGGGCGTAGAGGCGATCGCCAAGGCCGTAGCGGGCCCCGACGCTGTGCTGCACCTCGTTGCCGGCGACGGCCTCGACGCTCTGGGCGGGGTTGACGACGTTGGCGCGGTAGCTGACGGCGTAGCCGAGGCCGAGGCGGTCCCAGGCCCAGTCGATGCCCGCTTCGACGCCTGCCATGGTGCGGTTGCTCATGACGGCGGCCAAAGGCGAGGCGAAGAGGGTGAAGCCCTTGCGGGCGTACATGGCGTTGAGCTTGGCCTCGAGGCCGTGGGCCGACGAGCCCGGATAGGGGGCGAGCCCGAACATGGGGGCCGTGCGGCCGGGTCCCTGGTCGATCAGGAAGTAGAGGTCCGAGCGGTAGTGGGCATCCCAGCCGAGCTTGAGGCCGGAGAGCTCGGTGATGGGGCCTCTGAGGCCGATCTCGGCGAGGGGACCCATGTTGGCGAGGAGCTGGACCTTGTCGTGGATTCTGGCTTGCAGGGAGAACTGCCCTCCGACCAGGCTGGCCTGGCTGGCGGGGTAGTTGAGCAGGCCGCCCAGGAGGTTGAGGTCCACGTCGCCGACCTTGTCCAGGTAGCGCGGGGCGATGTTGAGGCCGCCCGCGGTGAGGCTGTTCTCGAGGCGGGCGGGCTCGGCGAGGGCCGGGAGGGCCATGGTGACGCCGAGGGTGGCGGCGAAGAGGGCGCGGGGCCAGTGACGGATCATCTTGTTCTCCTGTGCCATTACTCGAACGAAACGCTGGCGGAGCCGGCGTGGGTGAGGCCGCCGTCCGTGAAGGTGACGGTCGATGCGGTGGCCTGGCCGTTGAAGACCCGGTCGATCAGCTGGATCTTCAGGCGCTTCGCGTAGACGCGGTCGACGTTCTCGACCGTGATGTCGATCGAGGAGCTGGCGTCGAGGCTGATGAGGTCACTCTCGGCGGTGCCTGGTGCCTTGTAGGCGTAGCCCCGGACCCGGTAGTCGGTCCAGGGGTGGAGGTTGGTGAAGGTGAGGTTGGCGGAGAAGCCGAACCTGGGGTCGGCGTCCAGGTCCAGCTGGATGGGGTTGGCGCCGTTCATGGCGGGCTGCTCGCCCTCGGGGGTGACCTTGTAGAG
Protein-coding regions in this window:
- a CDS encoding carboxypeptidase regulatory-like domain-containing protein; this translates as MIRHWPRALFAATLGVTMALPALAEPARLENSLTAGGLNIAPRYLDKVGDVDLNLLGGLLNYPASQASLVGGQFSLQARIHDKVQLLANMGPLAEIGLRGPITELSGLKLGWDAHYRSDLYFLIDQGPGRTAPMFGLAPYPGSSAHGLEAKLNAMYARKGFTLFASPLAAVMSNRTMAGVEAGIDWAWDRLGLGYAVSYRANVVNPAQSVEAVAGNEVQHSVGARYGLGDRLYAQANYFFQPSDTYAIANQGLLAGIGMRLFGATAKAPVAMPAPVAAATPAPIPTPAPVATPVTQRVILEGRFVHSLSEGGNPGTPLTARLKYRKPGTKGFEKVEATTQTDAQGNFRFEDLPLGEYQVFFKDEGRLGNVVDVAVGDAVKVKPGITRSEIDIAWDEQSFKAQLAGKTQTIDWADKLGVEDAVYQGLLRGTTGSQQLEFLNFPEKVGPQSEGSFTLSDAIKAEKVYYVIKYWKKDGLFNAETFYGQSKPIELKLP